From a region of the Urocitellus parryii isolate mUroPar1 unplaced genomic scaffold, mUroPar1.hap1 Scaffold_49, whole genome shotgun sequence genome:
- the LOC144252658 gene encoding transport and Golgi organization protein 1 homolog, whose translation MNNFMKENEELMQKLSNYEQKMKESKKQVQETMKKNMILSDEATKYKDKVKLLEKDKELLDEKAKSLLVTLASEREQNAKNQDLIMENKKSIEKLKDVISVNNSELSELQIILTETKLHEAKVKLECRKLQKENTMLKKEKEQLQQEVKDWSTSHAELSEQIKSFEKSQKDLQVALSYKDDTNKALTNYITQLNRLQCESESEDQSTDESDELTNGEVAGEISLWEVESFFAFLSLIKYTDATFQLAEFLLKLQGCRHITGSIDMSVALAEVGCWGIMYQ comes from the exons atgaacaatttcatgaaagaaaatgaagaactaatgcagaaattgtcaaattatgaacagaag atgaaggaatcaaagaaacaggtccaagagaccatgaaaaaaaatatgattctttctgatgaagcaactaaatataag GATAAAGTGAAGCTtcttgaaaaagataaagaacttcTGGATGAGAAAGCTAAAAGTCTTCTTGTTACGTTAGCATCTGAGAGAGAACAGAATGCTAAGAATCAGGACTTG ataatggaaaataagaaatctatagagaagcttaaagatgtcatttcagTGAATAATTCTGAACTTTCAGAG CTTCAAATTATCCTTACTGAAACTAAGCTTCATGAAGCGAAGGTGAAGTTGGAATGCAGgaagcttcagaaagaaaataccatgcttaagaaggagaaagagcag TTGCAGCAGGAAGTCAAAGACTGGAGTACATCACATGCTGAGCTCAGTGAACAAATCAAATCATTTGAGAAGTCCCAGAAAGATTTACAAGTAGCTCTTAGTTACAAAGATGATACTAATAAA gcTTTGACTAATTACATCACACAGTTGAATCGGTTACAATGTGAATCTGAATCTGAGGATCAAAGTACAGATGAGTCAGATGAATTAACCAATGGAGAGGTAGCAGGTGAGATCAGTCTCTGGGAAGTTGAatccttttttgctttcctgtctttaaTTAAGTATACAGATGCCACTTTTCAGCTGGCTGAATTTCTTCTTAAGCTTCAGGGTTGTAGACACATCACTGGATCTATAGATATGTCTGTTGCATTGGCAGAGGTGGGTTGCTGGGGTATAATGTACCAATAG
- the LOC144252623 gene encoding transport and Golgi organization protein 1 homolog translates to MFSPKLDIAYIASDWNEKIKDQIKQMMDVSRTQTTISVVEEDLKLLQLELRASKSTKCNLEDQIKKLESDCNSLRSSKVGLEEECKTLRQKVEILNELYQQNEVALQKKLSQEEYERLEKEQRLSAADEKVVSSVQEVKNYKRRIEEMEEELQKVERSFKNQVVINTVL, encoded by the exons atgttttctcccaagttGGATATTGCTTACATAGCAA gtgattGGAACGAGAAGATCAAAGATCAAATTAAGCAGATGATGGATGTCTCTCGG ACACAAACTACAATATCAGTAGTTGAAGAGGATCTAAAACTTTTACAACTTGAGCTAAGAGCCTCGAAGTCCACAAAATGTAATCTAGAAG accaaataaagaaattagaaagtgacTGCAATTCACTACGGTCTTCTAAAGTTGGACTGGAAGAGGAATGCAAAACTCTTAGGCAGAAAGTGgagattttaaatgaactctACCAGCAAAATGAGGTGGCATTACAAAa gaaactaAGCCAAGAAGAATATGAGAGACTAGAAAAAGAGCAGCGGCTGTCAGCTGCAGATGAAAAGGTGGTTTCCTCTGTACaggaagttaaaaattacaa GCGGAGAATtgaagagatggaagaagaatTACAGAAAGTGGAGCGCTCATTTAAAAACCAGGTAGTAATTAATACAGTCCTGTAG
- the LOC144252657 gene encoding transport and Golgi organization protein 1 homolog has translation MHEKKAHDNWLKARSAERAVAEEKREAANLRQNLLEMTQKMAVWQDEPVIVKPMPGRPNLQNPPRRGPLSHNGSFGPSPVSGGECSPPLTAEPAERPPSATLNQKAMPRNGFDPGCGPAHMNSSSRSSSPAKVTNEGEQTVPQEPETPSVSTITSLTEHPVGVHMAMKGPPPFSGVPFMGPPMGRPPPPPIRYGPPLQLGGPFGPRPIPPPFGPGMRPPIGFREYAPCVPPGKWDLPFDPRDFFPGPAPAPFRPLGSFGPREYFIPGAPLPLPTHGPQDYGPPPAAKDLMPSGFKDEPPYTPNSQISEGCSQALKQGP, from the exons atgcatgagaagaaagctcatgataattgg ctCAAAGCTCGTTCTGCAGAAAGAGCTGTagctgaagagaaaagggaagctgctaatttgagacagaa TCTATTGGAAATGACCCAAAAGATGGCAGTGTGGCAAGATGAACCCGTGATTGTAAAACCTATGCCGGGAAGACCAAATTTACAAAATCCTCCTCGGAGAG gtccactgagccataatggcTCTTTTGGTCCATCCCCCGTGAGTGGTGGAGAATGTTCCCCTCCACTGACAGCAGAGCCAGCTGAGAGACCTCCTTCTGCTACTCTTAATCAAAAAGCTATGCCTAGAAACGGATTTG ACCCAGGATGTGGTCCAGCTCACATGAATAGCAGTTCCAGAAGTTCTTCTCCAGCTAAGGTGACGAATGAGGGTGAG caaactgTTCCCCAAGAACCTGAGACCCCCTCAGTCTCCACAATTACTTCTTTGACTGAGCATCCAGTTGGA GTTCATATGGCTATGAAAGGGCCCCCTCCTTTCTCAGGGGTACCCTTCATGGGACCCCCGATGGGacggcctccaccacctcccattcgGTATGGACCACCACTTCAGCTCGGTGGGCCTTTTGGGCCTCGGCCAATTCCTCCACCATTTG gtcctGGTATGCGTCCACCAATAGGCTTCAGAGAATATGCACCATGTGTTCCACCTGGAAAATGGGATTTGCCTTTTGACCCtcgtgatttttttccaggaccCGCACCAGCACCATTTAGACCTTTAGGCTCATTTGGCCCAAGAGAGTACTTCATTCCTGGTGCCCCATTACCACTTCCAACTCATGGTCCCCAAGACTATGGGCCACCACCTGCTGCAAAAGACTTAATGCCTTCAGGCTTTAAAGATGAACCTCCATATACACCTAATTCTCAGATTAGTGAGGGCTGTTCACAGGCCTTAAAACAGGGCCCATAA